AGGTCCTCGCGGCTGCGCAGGTCCTCTGAGAGATCCACGACGATGGCGGCCACATGGGACCCGTTGGACGTGGCGTAGGTGGAGAACCAGACGGCAGCGAGAAACACCTCGCCGTTGCGCCGCGTGGCCTTCCCCTGGAGCGTCGTGCGGAATACCCGGGAACTGGTCGCGTCCACGACGCTCTGCAGCGACGGCAGGTAGTCGCCGATGCGCTGGCCGGTGAGCGGCGCGTCACCGGGCGCGAACAGGCGCTGCGCGGCCTCGTTGGCGAGGAGGATTCGCCCGTTGCTCCCGATGGTCAGGATGGCAGCCGGGCTGCTCTCGATCAAGGCGTGGATTTGCTCCTCGGCGTCGTGCCGGAGCTGGATCTGTTCCTCGAGCTGCCTGACGTGGCGGGCAGCCAGGACGCGGCTGCGTATCGACTCGGAGACGAACAGTCCTGTGCCGCTGAAGCCGGTCGTCGAGAGGATGAAGCGCACGGCCGCTTCGTGCGACGGCAGGTCGCCGAGCGCCTCCTGCAACCCGGCGCAGAGCAGGGCCGTTCCCACGATCGGAAGCCAGCTGAGAACAGTGCCCAGGATCATGATGGGGAACAGGTAGAGGAAGCCGAGCGAGATGTACGACGGATGCCACCAGTCGACCGCGGCGATGACCGCGACCATCAGGCCGGCAAGCCCGAGCACGCGGGCTCGATTCTCCGACGAACGGGCCGACAGTAGATCGAACATGAGGCGGGCCGACTCCCCCCGTACATTCTCGTCCTTCCCAGGCGTTCCGCCGCGGCGATTGTTCGAAAGATAGGCTGCGGGGGACCCGGCGAAAGATAGGCTTCCCGTGACGTGACGCCGGGCCGACACTCGTCCATGGAATGAGTGACCTGTTCGTCGCCGGGATGGGAATGCGCCATGACAGCTCGACAGCCACCGGACCGCGCCCGGCTGTTGCCGGCCTGGGTGTGCCGGGCGGCTCGGCCGTCGGCCTGGAGGCCGCGTTCTGGTTCGTCGCCATCGCCATCGGCGCCGCCCAGCAGTGGGCGTCGGTGGAGGTGCCTTCATCGATCGACCTCGTGTCGTATCTCGATATCGGCGACGCGTGGGTCCATGGGCGCTGGGCCGATTCCATCAACGGCTACTGGAATCCGCTCTACTCGTGGATCTTGGGTGTCACGATGGCGGTGGTCCGTCCATCCGCGCGCTTCGAGTACCCGACCGTCGAAGCGGTGGACTTCCTGATCTTCCTTGCCACACTCGCGGCCTTTGCCTGGTTCCTTCGTGGCGTGCGACAGGTCTATCCGGGCCTCGCGGCGGCGGGGCCTGCAAATCGGCCAGTCATCCCGGATTGGGCCTGGGTGGTGGGAGGGTACACGCTCTTCACGTGGTCCGCCGTCAGGTGGATCTCCCTGTCCAGCAACACGCCCGACATGTGCGGCGCTGCGCTTGCTTTCGCGGCGTGGGGCC
This DNA window, taken from Vicinamibacterales bacterium, encodes the following:
- a CDS encoding PAS domain-containing sensor histidine kinase, with the translated sequence MFDLLSARSSENRARVLGLAGLMVAVIAAVDWWHPSYISLGFLYLFPIMILGTVLSWLPIVGTALLCAGLQEALGDLPSHEAAVRFILSTTGFSGTGLFVSESIRSRVLAARHVRQLEEQIQLRHDAEEQIHALIESSPAAILTIGSNGRILLANEAAQRLFAPGDAPLTGQRIGDYLPSLQSVVDATSSRVFRTTLQGKATRRNGEVFLAAVWFSTYATSNGSHVAAIVVDLSEDLRSREDLSLDQMLRHTRIVMSAIAHEIRNISSAVLVAHRNLSRMKALEGNDDFIALGTLIEGLEKLTEEELRPAATGGPATLDLSSILDDLRVVAEPGLAEHGIASSWPAPSDLPVVFADRHGLMQVFLNLVRNSERAMEASEVRHLRVAVSQDGSRVAVRFVDSGVGVPHPEQLFRPRWDARGQTGLGLYVSRAIMRSVGGDLVCEPVDRGASFVVSVRAVAPAGGREDG